The nucleotide window CAGCATAAAGAAAAACTCGACAAGATATGCGGAAAAAAGATAAAACGTACTCTAGAAGAAAAAAGCCACTTGAACACGAACGTGTCTGCTGAAAATCAGCATATGTTGAAATTCTGATTCTCTGAGTGCCCATAAATCTTAAGATTAATAAGATATGCTAAACATCATGAAAAGTAGTCAGAGCCAGCAAAGCTTTGACCTTCCACGTTCAACACGCGTAATTCAAAATTGGCTGCCCGCTTTTCATTCGCCACCTTTCTTCTATTTATACCTTTCAACAACTATTTCAAATTCCAAATACCCTAAACGCTATATCAAGAAGGTTAACCGAAGAATTAGAAGAAATCAGTAATTAATGGAAACACTAATGGAGGAAGAAGAGTACAACTGGAGAGAAGTGAAGCTTCCGTCGCTCATACCAGTGGTGCCGCCGCCTGAACTGGAGAGAGAAACAGGAGAAAGGCGCCGTGGGCGTGACATAGTCATCGCTATTGATCACGGTCCTAACAGCAAGCACGCTTTTGATTGGGCTGTTACTCATATTTGCCGTCTCGCTGATACCATTCATCTTGTCCACGCCGTCTCCAGTtaatttgcttttctttttctttttctttttggaaccAAAATGATGGGTGTTTGTTGTTGTCCTTTAATTTGTTTCTAAAAAGTAATATGATTTCTTTCAGGTTTGAGAAATGAGATTGTCTATGAAGCTACACAGGCGCTCATGGAGAAGCTTGCCATCGAGGCTTTTGAGGTTGCTATGGTTAGTGTTTCTCTTTCCTTTTGCTACTCGTGCGTCCTTCTTGTTTGATTTTTGCCCTTCAAAAGAATTGTTGTTAATTGCTACTCTcgtattttttcctttttaatcggtcccaaaaataattatactatAAGTAGTGgcaattcaattttaaatttcattttttatccATGATTTTTAGTCATGCaaatttctataatttgtttTAGActataagtttcaaaagtttttctttatttcttaaattCCGTGCTTAGTCAAATACCTTCGCATAAATCGGGACATAAGGAGTACTTGGATTGCTCTTTTGGTTCCAAAAATAATGATGTTCAGAGTAAATTCCTACTCCTACATATCAATTTCTTACATAGTATATCCCATTTTCTTTATGATATTTGACTAAGCACGAAGTTTAAAAGTAATCTTTTTAAAAGGAGCCATATGGTTATAAATATATCACTATAgataaaatgagaagtttaaagttaaattgtttctaaacTTGGAGGAGAGAGTATTTAGAAACTACTCAAACAGTATTACATGTTACAATTTTctgttatttaaatatttaaaggaTGTTGAACTTTCCAAGGAGTAATATATGGGGCAGTACAAACCCTCAGGGGTTGGcctggtggcaattgacttgagccttggggtttgctccctttcaaggtctcaagttcgaaacacactgggtgcaaacaatttctgagggccatCTGACTaggtaaaacctgaattaaccgtggtgcacttgcggAAAACACCTTGCCGAGGGCCTGCACACCCACGGGATTAGTCGGGGCTCTTagagactcggacacccggtgcaaatcaaaaaaaaatatatgggGCAGTACAattttttccatgcatgtcattTGTGTCATCCTCAAAGATAAGTTGCACGGGTGTTCGTAGTTGTCTTTAATTTCCTTCTGATACTGAACTGGCACTTCTCGTGACGGTCACCTAGATCGGATTTCTCTTAAATGATGAAGGAAATCTCGATGAATATTGTTGAACTCTGATGTATAGAAGTTCTATTTTTGGATAAACCATGTTCTTACTATTCTCTCTTTATCACCAAGATGTGTGCTAATCTTCGAGCCGAGAGGCGGactatttttcttttgataaatTGTACTTTTGA belongs to Nicotiana tabacum cultivar K326 chromosome 6, ASM71507v2, whole genome shotgun sequence and includes:
- the LOC107795119 gene encoding universal stress protein PHOS32-like — encoded protein: METLMEEEEYNWREVKLPSLIPVVPPPELERETGERRRGRDIVIAIDHGPNSKHAFDWAVTHICRLADTIHLVHAVSSLRNEIVYEATQALMEKLAIEAFEVAMVKTVARIVEGDAGKVICREAERLKPAAVVMGTRGRSLIKSVLQGSVGEHCFHHCKTAPIIIVPGKEAGEESVI